The following are encoded in a window of Phaseolus vulgaris cultivar G19833 chromosome 3, P. vulgaris v2.0, whole genome shotgun sequence genomic DNA:
- the LOC137806963 gene encoding tubby-like F-box protein 3, translated as MDDGLEQSWWANMPHELLREVLLRIESSEAKWPPRRSVVACAGVCRTWRLIVKEIVKPPQLSSNITFPISLKQPGPREHLLQCFIRRNSGTQTYYLFLSLSSALADDGKFLLAARKFRRPTCTDYIISLDADDMSRESSAHIGKLRSNFLGTKFTIYDSQLPHARAKMTKSSSTRLVNPKQVSPKVPTGNYPVAHISYELNVLGSRGPRRMHCVIDTIPASAIEPERVAPSQTSYSTSNIGTSFPFFQTNSTHLENSISGEQNNKKDDVLVLKNKAARWHEQMQCWCLNFQGRVTIASVKNFQLAALTVNGHAEPQEDDVILQFGKVGKDMFTMDYRYPISAFQAFAICLSSFATTVACE; from the exons ATGGATGATGGGTTGGAGCAGAGTTGGTGGGCCAACATGCCCCACGAGCTTCTCAGAGAGGTTCTCCTCCGAATTGAGTCGTCGGAGGCCAAGTGGCCACCGCGGAGAAGCGTGGTGGCTTGTGCCGGAGTGTGCCGCACCTGGAGACTCATCGTCAAGGAGATTGTCAAGCCACCTCAACTCTCTTCCAACATAACATTCCCCATCTCTCTCAAACAG CCTGGCCCAAGGGAACATCTACTTCAGTGCTTCATTAGGCGCAACAGTGGCACACAGACATATTATCTGTTTCTCAGTTTATCTAGTG CACTAGCTGATGATGGGAAGTTCCTTCTAGCTGCGCGTAAGTTCAGACGCCCAACCTGCACAGATTATATTATCTCCCTGGATGCGGATGATATGTCCAGGGAAAGCAGTGCCCACATAGGGAAATTGAG atCAAATTTTTTGGGAACCAAGTTCACAATCTACGATAGCCAACTGCCTCATGCAAGGGCAAAGATGACAAAAAGTAGCTCCACTAGGCTGGTGAATCCAAAACAAGTTTCACCTAAGGTCCCTACAGGCAACTACCCAGTTGCCCATATCTCATATGAACTGAATGTATTAGGCTCCAG GGGGCCAAGGAGAATGCATTGTGTCATAGATACCATTCCTGCTTCTGCTATTGAACCAGAAAGGGTAGCTCCTTCACAGACCAGTTATTCTACTAGTAACATAGGTACTTCATTCCCATTTTTTCAGACAAACTCAACTCATCTAGAAAACTCCATATCTGGAGagcagaacaataaaaaagatgACGTTCTAGTGTTGAAAAATAAGGCTGCCAGGTGGCACGAGCAGATGCAGTGTTGGTGCTTAAACTTTCAAGGGCGAGTGACAATTGCTTCAGTTAAAAACTTTCAGCTGGCTGCTTTGACAGTCAATGGACATGCTGAACCACAAGAGGATGACGTCATCCTCCAATTTGGAAAAGTTGGGAAGGACATGTTTACAATGGATTACCGTTACCCTATCTCAGCATTTCAGGCATTTGCAATCTGCCTCAGCAGCTTCGCTACCACGGTTGCTTGCGAATGA
- the LOC137806964 gene encoding ribosomal RNA-processing protein 14-C: MKNRKQKGGVVAECDGGVEDLGRVIHEHALFFDKLIELIPAKFYLPTDDKEKPWFQGLSKIAKAEAKKETKENIKKSRRDRLNPDKPSATTLDLLKESLGKEKVDDSDEEKGAAVAKPPLSGLKKDDRSVTYEELRQRLHRKLEEFRAGRNLGNSEKKRDERDARRGYTKDHKRKRDDETDEGNNVSAELVEKVKKDAAEASKELVFGHVKLQNEEMLGKKRKLSKHKELERAKKLEEVKKNDPEKAEAFAKKQSWKAAMDRAAGVKVHDDPKLLKKSINKEKKQQKKNSEKWKDRIQTRDQLKAEKQKKRTENIAGRIHEKKMRKIAKREKKLMRPGFEGRKEGFMNGGGAT; this comes from the coding sequence ATGAAGAACAGAAAACAAAAGGGTGGTGTTGTGGCAGAGtgtgatggtggtgttgaagatTTGGGGCGTGTGATCCACGAGCATGCCCTTTTCTTTGACAAGTTAATTGAGTTGATTCCGGCCAAGTTTTATCTGCCTACTGACGACAAGGAGAAGCCATGGTTTCAGGGTCTCAGCAAGATTGCAAAGGCTGAGGCGAAGAAAGAGACCAAGGAGAATATCAAGAAGTCTCGGAGGGACCGTTTGAACCCTGACAAACCCTCTGCAACTACCCTTGATCTTCTCAAGGAAAGCTTGGGAAAAGAGAAGGTGGATGACAGTGATGAAGAGAAGGGTGCAGCAGTGGCTAAACCTCCTTTGTCTGGATTGAAAAAAGATGATCGGTCTGTGACTTATGAAGAGCTTCGGCAAAGGCTTCATCGCAAACTTGAAGAGTTTCGGGCAGGACGAAACCTTGGGAATTCAGAAAAGAAAAGGGATGAGAGAGATGCTAGGAGAGGATATACTAAGGACCATAAACGTAAGAGGGATGATGAAACTGATGAAGGTAACAATGTGAGTGCTGAGTTGGTCGAGAAAGTAAAGAAGGATGCTGCAGAGGCTTCCAAGGAGCTTGTGTTTGGCCATGTCAAACTTCAGAATGAGGAAATGCTAGGGAAGAAGAGGAAACTTTCAAAGCATAAGGAACTTGAAAGGGCCAAGAAGTTGGAAGAAGTGAAAAAGAATGATCCTGAGAAGGCTGAAGCTTTTGCCAAGAAGCAATCGTGGAAAGCAGCCATGGATAGAGCAGCAGGGGTTAAGGTTCACGATGATCCCAAGCTCCTGAAGAAAAGTATTAATAAGGAGAAGAAGCAGCAGAAGAAAAATTCCGAGAAATGGAAAGATAGAATCCAAACGAGGGACCAATTGAAGGCGGAGAAACAGAAGAAAAGGACAGAGAACATAGCTGGCAGGATTCATGAGAAGAAAATGCGGAAAATTgccaaaagagagaaaaagctTATGCGACCAGGCTTCGAAGGTCGCAAAGAAGGTTTTATGAATGGTGGTGGTGCCACCTAA